A region from the uncultured Macellibacteroides sp. genome encodes:
- a CDS encoding HDIG domain-containing metalloprotein: protein MTVKNYSIPSAVYFIITALLIAYFFPREGKFRYQFHEGKPWRYGLLTAPSNFPIYKTDKEVALEKDSVLKNFKPYYRINKAIESEQIEKLRKAYATTLRKKAGSSYMQYIEQSLNSLYKKGIVSFESLTELNKGNLTEINLVETNISQTHFVSDLFTVKTAYEFIINNCPPKLDKQVLKSCDINNYLTENITYNGDMTAQIKDELLQSVSLASGMVQAGERIVDRGEIIDEYTYNVLRSLKIVYENKTGGNQRQGIILGGQFVLVFGIMCCMWLYLWSFRARIYNNKRSVFFLLLTIIVPCILTELCVTYGLFNVYILPYAIAPIVVRTFFDSRTALFMHLVTVLLCSLMVPFPHEFLLLQTVAGMVVTFSLKELSERSQLIRSSFFIFIAYAVIYLSLSLYQEADFQKINWMMLLYFGINFILLTFAYLLVYMLEKAFGYVSSITLVELSNINNPLLKKLSETCPGTFQHSLQVSILAADAATRVGANAQLVRTGALYHDIGKMSNPAFFTENQSSVNPHEQLSFDESAKVIISHVTEGVKIAEKALLPKAIINFIRTHHGRGKAKYFYNSLKNLHPNQEIDENLFTYPGPNPFTKETAILMMADAVEATSRSLKEYTEKNIHDVVTRIIDGQIADGLLRNTPLTYRDVETIKNVFCEKLKTMYHTRISYPDLKK, encoded by the coding sequence ATGACAGTAAAAAACTATAGCATACCTTCCGCCGTTTACTTCATTATCACTGCCCTGCTTATTGCCTACTTTTTTCCAAGAGAAGGAAAATTCAGATACCAGTTTCATGAAGGTAAACCCTGGAGATACGGACTGCTTACCGCGCCATCCAATTTTCCGATTTACAAGACAGACAAGGAGGTAGCTTTAGAAAAAGATAGTGTCCTAAAAAATTTCAAACCCTATTACCGCATCAACAAGGCAATAGAGTCGGAGCAAATTGAAAAACTGAGAAAAGCCTATGCTACTACATTAAGAAAAAAAGCAGGGTCATCTTATATGCAATATATTGAGCAATCGTTAAATAGTCTTTATAAAAAAGGGATTGTCTCGTTCGAATCGCTTACAGAACTAAATAAGGGAAATCTAACAGAAATAAATCTTGTTGAGACAAATATATCGCAAACCCACTTCGTAAGCGATCTTTTTACAGTAAAAACCGCCTACGAATTTATTATCAACAACTGCCCCCCAAAATTAGACAAGCAAGTGCTCAAGTCGTGCGATATTAATAACTACCTGACGGAGAACATCACCTATAACGGAGACATGACTGCGCAGATAAAAGATGAACTTTTACAAAGCGTTTCATTGGCATCGGGAATGGTACAAGCCGGAGAACGGATTGTAGACCGGGGTGAAATAATAGATGAATATACGTACAATGTGTTGCGCTCGTTGAAAATTGTCTATGAAAACAAAACCGGAGGAAATCAACGTCAAGGGATTATCCTGGGAGGACAGTTTGTTCTTGTGTTTGGGATTATGTGTTGTATGTGGCTTTATCTATGGTCGTTCAGGGCAAGAATCTATAACAATAAGCGAAGTGTGTTTTTTTTATTACTTACCATTATTGTTCCTTGTATTCTTACGGAACTATGCGTTACGTACGGGTTATTCAATGTTTATATACTCCCTTATGCCATTGCCCCGATAGTAGTCCGTACATTTTTCGATTCGCGGACAGCTTTGTTCATGCATCTTGTAACGGTACTCTTGTGCTCGCTGATGGTTCCGTTTCCACATGAATTTCTTTTACTGCAAACGGTTGCCGGTATGGTGGTAACATTTAGTCTGAAGGAATTATCGGAACGCTCGCAGCTAATCCGGTCTTCGTTCTTTATTTTTATCGCCTACGCTGTTATCTATCTAAGTCTTTCGTTGTATCAGGAAGCAGACTTTCAGAAAATTAACTGGATGATGTTGCTTTACTTTGGCATAAACTTTATTCTGCTGACATTTGCCTATTTGCTGGTATATATGTTAGAAAAAGCATTTGGATATGTTTCAAGTATCACGCTGGTAGAGCTTTCCAATATTAACAACCCTCTGCTGAAAAAGCTATCCGAAACCTGTCCGGGTACATTCCAGCATTCCCTACAAGTTTCGATTCTTGCCGCTGATGCCGCAACAAGGGTTGGAGCAAATGCTCAACTTGTCCGAACCGGAGCCTTGTATCACGATATCGGGAAGATGAGCAACCCGGCCTTCTTTACAGAGAATCAAAGTAGCGTAAACCCTCACGAGCAACTTTCGTTTGATGAAAGTGCCAAGGTTATAATCAGTCACGTAACAGAAGGAGTGAAGATTGCAGAGAAAGCCTTGTTGCCCAAAGCAATAATAAACTTTATCAGAACACATCACGGACGTGGAAAAGCTAAATACTTCTACAACTCTCTTAAGAATTTGCATCCCAACCAAGAGATAGATGAAAACCTATTTACCTATCCGGGTCCGAATCCATTTACAAAAGAAACGGCTATTTTAATGATGGCCGACGCAGTGGAGGCAACTTCACGTAGTTTAAAAGAATACACAGAGAAAAATATTCATGATGTTGTAACACGAATTATCGACGGACAAATAGCCGACGGGTTACTTAGAAATACCCCTCTTACTTACCGCGATGTGGAAACAATTAAAAACGTTTTCTGTGAAAAACTGAAAACGATGTACCACACCCGAATCAGTTATCCGGATTTGAAGAAATAG
- the gltX gene encoding glutamate--tRNA ligase: MSQRKVRVRFAPSPTGALHIGGVRTALYNYLFAKQHGGDLILRIEDTDSQRFVPGAEAYIIESLTWLGIKFDEGVSFGGKYGPYRQSERKEIYKQYVDQLLNEGLAYIAFDTPSELEEKRSVIANFQYDASTRLQMRNSLTLSADETKALVDAGNQYVVRIKIEPNENIVVNDLIRGEVVINSSVLDDKVLYKSADNLPTYHLANIVDDHLMEVTHVIRGEEWLPSAPLHVLLYRFLGWTDTMPSFAHLPLLLKPEGNGKLSKRDGDRLGFPVFPLQWTDPVSGDISSGYRESGYLPEALVNFLALLGWNPGNDQELLAMEELIQLFSLAHCSKSGAKFDYEKGKWFNHQYIQKKENAVLAAMFAPLLAEKGVEACPEYIEKVVGLMKERVNFVKELWDQASFFFVAPTSYDEKTVKKRWKDNSAAQLTELMAVLLPIEDFGSVNTEEIVKGWIEENQYHLGNIMNAFRLALVGESKGPHIFDITEALGKDESIVRLKRAIEILK, encoded by the coding sequence ATGTCTCAAAGAAAAGTTAGAGTTCGCTTTGCTCCCAGTCCTACAGGGGCTTTGCATATAGGTGGCGTACGTACAGCTTTATACAATTACTTATTTGCCAAACAGCATGGCGGCGATTTAATTCTTCGCATCGAAGATACAGATTCTCAGCGATTTGTTCCCGGAGCGGAGGCATATATTATTGAATCTTTAACCTGGCTGGGTATAAAGTTTGACGAAGGCGTAAGTTTCGGTGGAAAATACGGCCCTTATCGTCAGAGTGAACGTAAAGAAATTTATAAGCAGTACGTAGATCAGCTTTTAAACGAAGGCCTAGCCTATATCGCTTTTGACACCCCTTCGGAACTTGAAGAAAAAAGAAGTGTAATTGCTAATTTTCAATACGACGCGTCAACCCGTTTGCAGATGCGTAATTCGCTTACACTTTCTGCCGACGAAACTAAAGCTCTTGTTGATGCAGGCAACCAATATGTAGTACGTATAAAGATTGAACCAAACGAAAATATTGTTGTAAACGATTTGATTCGCGGCGAAGTTGTCATCAATTCATCTGTTCTGGATGATAAAGTGCTGTATAAGTCGGCCGACAATCTTCCAACCTATCATTTGGCTAATATAGTGGACGATCATTTAATGGAGGTTACGCATGTTATCCGGGGTGAAGAGTGGTTACCAAGCGCTCCGTTGCATGTATTACTATATCGTTTCCTCGGATGGACCGATACCATGCCTTCATTTGCTCATCTTCCTTTACTGCTTAAACCAGAAGGAAACGGAAAGTTAAGCAAACGGGATGGAGACCGCTTAGGATTTCCTGTGTTTCCTTTGCAATGGACTGACCCAGTAAGCGGTGATATCTCTTCGGGCTACCGCGAAAGTGGTTATTTGCCTGAAGCACTTGTAAACTTCCTGGCTTTGCTTGGATGGAATCCGGGAAACGATCAGGAATTACTAGCTATGGAAGAACTTATCCAGCTGTTTTCGCTTGCGCATTGCAGTAAAAGCGGTGCTAAGTTTGATTACGAAAAAGGAAAATGGTTCAATCATCAGTATATACAAAAGAAAGAAAATGCTGTATTAGCTGCCATGTTTGCTCCCTTACTTGCCGAAAAGGGTGTAGAAGCTTGTCCGGAATATATTGAAAAGGTCGTTGGCCTTATGAAGGAACGCGTAAACTTTGTAAAAGAACTTTGGGATCAGGCTTCCTTTTTCTTTGTTGCGCCAACGTCTTACGATGAGAAAACGGTTAAGAAACGTTGGAAAGATAATTCAGCCGCTCAGTTAACCGAACTTATGGCTGTTTTGCTTCCAATCGAAGATTTTGGTTCTGTCAATACCGAAGAAATCGTGAAAGGATGGATTGAAGAAAATCAATATCATTTGGGAAATATAATGAATGCTTTCCGTTTAGCATTGGTCGGAGAATCAAAAGGTCCTCATATTTTTGACATTACAGAGGCTTTAGGGAAGGACGAATCTATTGTACGCTTGAAGCGGGCAATTGAAATATTAAAGTAA
- a CDS encoding glycosyltransferase N-terminal domain-containing protein, translating into MYSIAIHLYAFIVELISPFHRKARLMRLGQWKTNGTLREKIDRNAKYIWFHASSLGEFEQGRPLIEKIKAEHPEYKVLLTFFSPSGYEVRKNYSGADVVCYLPFDTPFRVKKFLDLANPVMAVFIKYEFWANYLIELKNRKIPVYIISAIFRKDQLFFKWYGAIYRKVLSCFSHIYVQDDTSYALLNKYGITNVSVYGDTRFDRVQDVFKNTKQLPVVEMFVKNNKSEKQVTMVAGSSWPQDEEIFLSYFNEHPELKLIIAPHEIHKDHLMYIESLLKRPSIRLSEANEKDICGKDCLIVDSFGLLSSIYRYGDLAYVGGGFGAGIHNVLEAAVYGIPVLFGPKYHKFKEARELLKVGGGFSVTDKKSFDEKIDELITYRDLLKAAGSNAGDFVKDNTGATEKVYKELPL; encoded by the coding sequence ATGTATAGTATTGCCATCCACCTTTATGCATTTATTGTTGAGTTGATTTCACCTTTTCACAGAAAAGCTCGGCTAATGCGTTTAGGGCAATGGAAAACAAACGGTACGCTTCGGGAGAAGATAGACCGAAATGCAAAATATATTTGGTTTCATGCTTCTTCCTTGGGAGAATTTGAACAGGGACGCCCCTTGATTGAGAAAATTAAGGCGGAACATCCGGAGTATAAGGTACTGCTTACATTCTTTTCGCCTTCGGGTTACGAAGTCAGGAAGAACTATAGCGGGGCTGATGTTGTTTGTTACTTGCCTTTCGACACCCCTTTTCGGGTAAAGAAGTTTCTGGATCTGGCAAATCCTGTTATGGCTGTTTTTATTAAGTATGAATTTTGGGCAAACTATCTGATAGAACTGAAGAACAGAAAGATCCCGGTTTATATTATTTCTGCCATATTTCGGAAAGATCAGTTGTTTTTTAAATGGTATGGAGCAATCTACCGGAAGGTCCTTTCCTGTTTCTCACACATCTATGTACAAGATGATACTTCATATGCATTACTGAATAAATATGGAATAACGAATGTTTCTGTTTATGGAGATACACGTTTTGACAGGGTTCAGGATGTATTTAAGAATACAAAGCAGCTTCCAGTGGTTGAAATGTTTGTCAAAAACAATAAGAGTGAAAAGCAGGTAACCATGGTTGCCGGAAGTTCCTGGCCACAGGATGAAGAAATATTTTTAAGTTATTTCAACGAGCATCCGGAATTAAAGCTAATCATTGCTCCTCATGAAATTCATAAGGACCATCTGATGTATATTGAATCATTGCTAAAGCGTCCGTCTATTCGCCTTTCCGAAGCAAACGAAAAAGATATTTGCGGGAAAGACTGTCTGATTGTGGATAGTTTTGGGTTATTGTCATCCATTTACAGATATGGAGATTTGGCATATGTTGGAGGTGGTTTCGGTGCAGGAATTCATAACGTTCTTGAGGCGGCAGTATATGGCATTCCGGTATTATTCGGACCCAAATACCATAAGTTTAAGGAAGCAAGGGAATTGCTTAAAGTAGGTGGAGGTTTTTCTGTTACTGATAAGAAATCTTTTGATGAGAAAATAGATGAACTGATAACCTATCGTGATCTGCTTAAAGCTGCAGGATCTAATGCGGGTGATTTTGTAAAAGATAATACAGGAGCGACAGAAAAGGTTTATAAAGAATTGCCCTTGTAA